In one window of Candidatus Binatia bacterium DNA:
- the purQ gene encoding phosphoribosylformylglycinamidine synthase subunit PurQ, whose product MRWGVVVFPGSNDDQDTLWAIEQVLCEPAVRLWHKDTDLKGVDVVVLPGGFSYGDYLRCGAMARFSPVMEKVIEFAERGGLVWGICNGFQVLCEAGLLPGALVRNRDRRFVCAMSHVRVEENDTPFTQLCRRGEVLQIPIKHGEGCYVADASTLERLERNRQIVLRYVDANGRVTPEANPNGSLANIAGIVNEGRNVFGLMPHPEHAVEKWMGSDDGLKLFQSVLAAQRGARVADHTAVAPGH is encoded by the coding sequence ATGCGCTGGGGCGTTGTTGTGTTTCCAGGTTCGAACGACGACCAAGATACCTTGTGGGCCATCGAGCAAGTGCTGTGCGAGCCTGCGGTGCGCTTGTGGCACAAGGACACCGATTTAAAAGGAGTGGATGTGGTCGTGCTGCCTGGAGGCTTCTCGTACGGTGACTACTTGCGCTGCGGGGCCATGGCCCGTTTTTCTCCCGTGATGGAGAAAGTCATCGAATTTGCCGAACGGGGTGGCTTAGTTTGGGGGATTTGCAACGGGTTTCAAGTGCTGTGCGAGGCCGGGCTCTTGCCTGGTGCGCTGGTGCGCAATCGCGACCGCCGTTTTGTCTGCGCCATGAGCCATGTGCGGGTGGAGGAAAACGACACCCCGTTCACACAGTTGTGTCGGCGCGGCGAGGTGTTGCAAATTCCGATCAAGCACGGCGAAGGCTGTTACGTGGCCGATGCCTCCACCCTCGAACGGCTCGAACGAAATCGGCAAATTGTGCTCCGTTATGTGGACGCCAACGGCCGCGTGACGCCGGAGGCCAACCCCAACGGCTCGCTGGCGAATATCGCCGGCATCGTCAACGAAGGCCGCAACGTGTTCGGGTTGATGCCTCACCCGGAACACGCCGTGGAAAAATGGATGGGCAGCGACGATGGACTCAAGCTCTTTCAATCCGTTTTGGCCGCGCAACGCGGCGCACGCGTTGCTGACCACACTGCCGTGGCGCCTGGGCACTGA